A genomic stretch from Methylorubrum extorquens includes:
- the panC gene encoding Pantoate--beta-alanine ligase (Pantothenate synthetase) (Pantoate-activating enzyme) (Evidence 2b : Function from indirect experimental evidences (e.g. phenotypes); PubMedId : 11214968; Product type e : enzyme), with amino-acid sequence MTRLAPLASGGGGAYLCGAFSCTEPSPMSDTTLRFDTLEALRAQVDAWRKGGDRIVLVPTMGALHAGHLALVAHAKAIGRRAIVSIFVNPTQFGPNEDFSRYPRDTETDLALLAQAGADAAWLPSVETMYPTGFSTRIEPGPAAEGLCGTVRPGHFAGVATVVTKLINQVRPDIALFGEKDFQQLQVIRSVIRDLDLAVTIEGVPTLREVDGLALSSRNRYLDPRERQIAPRLHAVLADIAERLARGMEAAPLVTEGIAALEAAGFGPVQYLEIRDAHTLQPVARAEREARVLVAAYLGKTRLIDNVAVVPA; translated from the coding sequence GTGACGCGGCTCGCCCCGCTGGCATCCGGCGGCGGGGGCGCTTACCTCTGCGGCGCGTTTTCCTGCACCGAGCCGTCCCCCATGTCCGATACGACCCTCCGCTTCGACACCCTTGAAGCTCTGCGTGCGCAGGTCGATGCGTGGCGGAAGGGCGGCGACCGGATCGTGCTGGTGCCGACCATGGGGGCGCTGCATGCGGGCCATCTCGCCCTGGTGGCGCATGCCAAGGCGATCGGCCGGCGGGCCATCGTCAGCATCTTCGTGAACCCGACCCAGTTCGGCCCGAACGAAGACTTTTCGCGCTACCCGCGCGACACCGAGACCGATCTCGCGCTGCTCGCCCAGGCCGGCGCCGATGCGGCCTGGCTCCCCTCCGTCGAGACTATGTACCCGACGGGGTTCTCCACCCGCATCGAGCCCGGCCCCGCGGCGGAGGGCCTGTGCGGCACGGTCCGGCCCGGCCATTTCGCCGGCGTCGCCACCGTCGTGACCAAGCTCATCAATCAAGTGCGGCCCGACATCGCCCTGTTCGGCGAGAAGGACTTTCAGCAGTTGCAGGTGATCCGCTCGGTCATCCGCGACCTCGACCTAGCCGTGACGATCGAGGGCGTTCCGACCCTGCGCGAGGTGGACGGCCTCGCCCTGTCCTCGCGCAACCGCTACCTCGATCCGCGTGAGCGGCAAATCGCGCCGCGCCTGCACGCGGTGCTCGCCGACATCGCCGAGCGCCTCGCCCGCGGCATGGAGGCGGCCCCGCTCGTCACCGAGGGCATCGCGGCGCTGGAGGCGGCGGGGTTCGGCCCGGTGCAGTATCTCGAGATCCGCGACGCGCACACGCTCCAGCCCGTGGCACGGGCCGAGCGGGAGGCGCGGGTGCTGGTGGCGGCCTATCTCGGCAAGACGCGGCTCATCGACAACGTGGCGGTGGTGCCGGCCTGA
- a CDS encoding putative TonB-dependent receptor (Evidence 3 : Putative function from multiple computational evidences; Product type rc : receptor) encodes MRISCVIVQRRRTAATLLLLLSTPSLMASGRDARAQEHGADVTLDELTVTGDGSAAAGYQPRRSSFGTGTETPLLDTPANIAVVSQAVLRDQRVLSLDEALRNVSGIAQTNSIGGTQEGVVRRGFGTTRDSSILRDGRRTVLQQNFSHSIERVEVLKGPASLLYGISEPGGLINLVSKRPLFTRQNSLDVTATSFGGAIIQPDLTGPIEGTNLAYRIVGDVQDYDYWRNFGTIRRQVAAPSLTWRGDATTVTIGYEFAHYNIPFDRGTTFDPRTGRPLRVPRERRFDEAVSRVEAMSHLGSLDLEHRFDDDWKVNTGFSASNLTYDDNQIRPTSYNPATGLLTRRADATRGADFNAQVARVDLVGRFEALGLRHDLLVGAMHERVDYYRRESYRGANQGGFNVFNPVYGRLGASDRLSLPASNNRDRLINTSLYLQDSIHLTDGLILVAGASAQFYDQLAYAGVPAVASTDIDGIKPLPRAGLVYRIAPHLSVYGSYTQSFRPNVTDLDRTGPLLPEEGDAYELGIKAELGAGLHVTGAVFDTEKTNVLVTQVVNGTRTATTAGKARSRGFELDVAGQIAPDWSVIASYGFTDAMVTEDPTLAGNRLLNTPRTTASLFLTHQVGLVARATSLGSLSLGDGFLELGWGSRYVGERPGDAANSFTLPDYVVCDAFLSYRTSVNGLPAALQLNLKNVLDETYYPSSGASNVLVAVGEPFQALMTARVSW; translated from the coding sequence ATGCGGATTTCGTGCGTCATCGTACAGCGCCGCCGCACCGCAGCTACGCTGTTGTTGCTGCTTTCGACCCCGAGTCTCATGGCCTCCGGCCGCGATGCTCGGGCTCAGGAGCACGGGGCCGACGTCACGCTCGACGAACTCACCGTGACCGGCGACGGCAGCGCCGCGGCCGGCTACCAGCCGCGGCGCAGCAGCTTCGGGACCGGCACCGAGACACCGCTGCTCGACACGCCGGCCAACATCGCCGTCGTTTCCCAGGCCGTCCTGCGCGACCAGCGGGTGCTCAGCCTGGACGAGGCCCTTCGCAACGTCAGCGGCATCGCCCAGACCAACAGCATCGGCGGCACGCAGGAGGGCGTGGTCCGCCGCGGCTTCGGAACCACCCGCGACAGCTCGATCCTGCGGGACGGACGCCGCACGGTTCTGCAGCAGAACTTCAGCCACAGCATCGAGCGGGTCGAAGTGCTCAAGGGACCGGCCTCGCTCCTCTACGGCATCTCGGAGCCCGGCGGCCTGATCAACCTCGTATCGAAACGGCCGCTCTTCACGCGGCAGAACAGCCTCGACGTCACAGCGACGAGTTTTGGCGGCGCGATCATCCAGCCGGATCTGACCGGCCCGATCGAGGGGACCAACCTCGCCTACCGGATCGTGGGCGACGTGCAGGACTACGATTACTGGCGCAACTTCGGCACGATCCGCCGCCAAGTCGCGGCGCCCTCGCTGACATGGCGGGGTGATGCCACCACCGTCACGATCGGCTACGAGTTCGCCCACTACAACATCCCGTTCGACCGGGGCACGACCTTCGATCCCCGCACCGGTCGCCCCCTGCGGGTTCCGCGGGAGCGGCGCTTCGACGAGGCCGTGAGCCGGGTCGAGGCGATGAGCCATCTCGGCAGCCTCGATCTCGAACACCGCTTCGACGACGACTGGAAGGTGAATACCGGCTTCAGCGCCAGCAATCTGACCTACGACGACAACCAGATTCGCCCGACCTCCTACAATCCGGCCACCGGCCTGCTCACCCGCCGGGCCGACGCGACCCGCGGCGCCGATTTCAACGCCCAGGTCGCCCGCGTGGATCTGGTCGGCCGGTTCGAGGCGCTGGGCCTGCGCCACGACCTTTTGGTCGGGGCGATGCACGAGCGGGTCGATTACTATCGCCGGGAGAGCTACCGCGGCGCCAACCAGGGCGGCTTCAATGTCTTCAATCCCGTCTACGGCCGGCTCGGCGCCTCCGACCGGCTGTCGCTTCCCGCGAGCAACAATCGCGACCGCCTCATCAACACGAGCCTCTACCTTCAGGACTCGATCCATCTGACCGATGGGCTCATCCTCGTGGCCGGGGCGAGCGCTCAGTTCTACGATCAGCTCGCCTATGCCGGGGTCCCGGCCGTCGCCTCGACGGATATCGACGGGATCAAGCCGCTGCCGCGCGCGGGCCTCGTCTACCGGATCGCCCCTCACCTCTCGGTCTACGGCAGCTACACCCAGTCCTTCCGCCCGAACGTGACCGACCTCGACCGCACCGGTCCGCTCCTGCCGGAGGAAGGCGACGCGTACGAGCTCGGCATCAAGGCCGAGTTGGGGGCCGGCTTGCATGTGACCGGCGCGGTGTTCGACACCGAGAAGACCAATGTGCTCGTCACGCAGGTGGTGAACGGCACCCGCACGGCGACCACCGCCGGCAAGGCGCGCTCGCGCGGCTTCGAGCTCGACGTGGCGGGGCAGATCGCACCGGACTGGTCGGTGATCGCGAGCTATGGGTTCACCGACGCCATGGTCACCGAGGATCCGACGCTGGCCGGAAACCGGCTGCTCAACACGCCGCGGACGACCGCGTCGCTCTTCCTCACGCATCAGGTCGGGCTCGTGGCCCGGGCCACGAGTCTGGGATCGCTGAGTCTAGGCGACGGCTTCCTCGAACTCGGATGGGGCTCGCGCTATGTCGGGGAGCGGCCGGGCGACGCGGCCAACAGCTTCACGCTGCCCGATTACGTCGTGTGCGATGCCTTCCTGAGCTACCGTACCAGCGTGAACGGCCTTCCGGCCGCGCTTCAGCTCAACCTCAAGAACGTCCTCGACGAGACCTATTACCCATCCTCGGGCGCCAGCAACGTGCTGGTGGCGGTGGGCGAACCCTTCCAGGCGCTCATGACAGCCCGGGTCTCATGGTGA
- the cysI gene encoding sulfite reductase, beta subunit, NAD(P)-binding, heme-binding (Evidence 2a : Function from experimental evidences in other organisms; PubMedId : 2005873, 2670946, 7569952, 9298646; Product type e : enzyme): protein MDDHKPIETPDGPAVDTPGIGARRYETPPTELPITEAEAARAAGLAHNEHLKIASGYLRGGLADGLLKHATGAISEDDGQLVKFHGMYMQDDRDIRAERTKKKLEKAYSFMIRLRIAGGVVTPKQWLILDNIATTYAGSALRATTRQTFQYHGVIKSNLKRTMAAIDSALLDTIAACGDVNRNVMAATNPAQAGAHKIALQLAKDISDTLLPKTGAWREIWLDGERVVGGEDAAEIEPVYGKTYLPRKFKTVVAVPPSNEVDIFAHDLGFIAILDKKNRVTGWNVTVGGGMGMTHGETDTFPRTADVLGFVQPEDALKAAEAVMTVQRDWGNRKNRKNARLKYTIERFGLDAFRAEVEKRIGKKLGAPKPFTFDGNGDRYGWVEGDDGRHHLTLYVPSGRIKDIEGGPQFLSGLRRIAEVHEGDFRLTGNQNVIIANVPAGKRAEIDALVDEYGLTRGASALRRNSMACVALPTCGLALAESERYLPDLLSELEESLARHGLQDEPITIRSTGCPNGCARPFISEIGLVGRGPERYHLYLGAAFDGSRLSKLYREDVTASEIKGTLDPLFAAYAKDRQPGEHFGDFVIRAGFVAKTSNGPDFHERTGPLRAA, encoded by the coding sequence ATGGACGACCACAAGCCGATCGAAACCCCAGACGGCCCCGCCGTGGACACGCCCGGCATCGGCGCGCGCCGCTACGAGACGCCGCCGACCGAGCTTCCGATCACGGAGGCCGAGGCCGCGCGGGCCGCCGGGCTCGCCCATAACGAGCACCTGAAGATCGCCAGCGGCTACCTGCGCGGCGGGCTCGCCGACGGGCTCCTCAAGCACGCCACCGGCGCGATCTCCGAGGATGACGGCCAGCTCGTCAAGTTCCATGGCATGTACATGCAGGACGACCGGGACATCCGGGCGGAGCGCACCAAGAAGAAGCTCGAGAAGGCCTACAGCTTCATGATCCGCCTGCGCATCGCGGGCGGCGTCGTGACGCCCAAGCAGTGGCTGATCCTCGACAACATCGCCACGACCTATGCCGGCAGCGCCCTGCGGGCGACGACCCGGCAGACGTTCCAGTATCACGGCGTCATCAAGTCGAACCTCAAGCGGACCATGGCGGCGATCGACTCGGCGCTGCTCGACACCATCGCCGCCTGCGGCGACGTCAACCGCAACGTCATGGCCGCGACCAACCCGGCCCAGGCCGGCGCTCACAAGATCGCGCTCCAGCTCGCCAAGGACATCTCCGACACCCTGCTGCCGAAGACCGGCGCGTGGCGTGAGATCTGGCTCGACGGCGAGCGCGTGGTCGGCGGCGAGGATGCAGCCGAGATCGAGCCTGTCTACGGCAAGACCTACCTGCCGCGGAAGTTCAAGACCGTGGTCGCGGTGCCGCCCTCCAACGAGGTCGACATCTTCGCCCACGACCTCGGCTTCATCGCCATCCTCGACAAGAAGAATCGGGTCACCGGCTGGAACGTCACCGTCGGCGGCGGCATGGGCATGACCCATGGCGAGACCGACACGTTTCCGCGCACCGCCGACGTCCTCGGCTTCGTGCAGCCCGAGGATGCGCTGAAGGCGGCCGAAGCCGTGATGACGGTCCAGCGTGACTGGGGCAACCGCAAGAACCGCAAGAACGCCCGGCTCAAGTACACGATCGAGCGCTTCGGCCTCGACGCGTTCCGGGCCGAGGTCGAGAAGCGGATCGGCAAGAAGCTCGGCGCCCCGAAGCCCTTCACCTTCGACGGCAACGGCGACCGCTACGGCTGGGTCGAGGGCGACGACGGGCGCCACCACCTGACGCTCTACGTGCCGTCGGGCCGGATCAAGGACATCGAGGGGGGGCCGCAATTCCTCTCGGGCCTGCGCCGCATCGCCGAGGTGCACGAGGGCGATTTCCGCCTCACCGGCAACCAGAACGTCATCATTGCCAACGTGCCCGCGGGCAAGCGCGCCGAGATCGACGCGCTGGTCGATGAGTACGGCCTGACCCGTGGGGCTTCGGCGCTGCGCCGCAACTCCATGGCCTGCGTCGCCCTGCCGACCTGCGGTCTGGCGCTGGCCGAGAGCGAGCGCTACCTGCCCGATCTCCTCTCCGAGCTGGAGGAGAGCCTCGCCCGCCACGGGCTGCAGGACGAGCCGATCACCATCCGCTCGACCGGCTGCCCCAACGGCTGCGCCCGGCCCTTCATCTCGGAGATCGGCCTCGTCGGCCGCGGCCCCGAGCGCTACCACCTCTATCTCGGCGCTGCCTTCGACGGCTCCCGGCTGAGCAAGCTCTACCGCGAGGACGTCACCGCCTCCGAGATCAAGGGCACCCTGGACCCGCTCTTCGCCGCCTATGCCAAGGACCGGCAGCCCGGCGAGCACTTCGGGGATTTCGTGATCCGCGCCGGCTTCGTGGCCAAGACCAGCAACGGCCCTGACTTCCACGAGCGCACGGGGCCGCTGCGGGCCGCCTGA
- the cysJ gene encoding sulfite reductase, alpha subunit (flavoprotein) (Evidence 2b : Function from indirect experimental evidences (e.g. phenotypes); PubMedId : 16738553, 2550423, 2670946, 7589518, 7657631, 9153434, 9278503, 9618257; Product type e : enzyme) has translation MAPTMSRQALLPRTAPFGDQERAHLDAALGAATPIQRAWLTGFLAGLDAAAGQPATAAAAPAAPPKAAEPLTILFASESGNSEKLAGDVSKLARKQGFKPKVVDFADLDLATLPKAGKLIAIAATWGEGEPPARAVRAYGELMSDAAPRLDGLAFGVLALGDTSYAEFCAIGKALDARFEALGAKRAYDRADLDLDFEKPAADWIKGTLKALAPAEAPADNVVAVDFRAGAEDEDGEVSREPAVVEVIDHVNLNSSRSDKETIHLALEFEDGAPAYEPGDSLEIFPENDPQLVDEILRATGLSGDEGLRKALLAERDITTLSPTTVERFAKATGHADAQKFVESGEVKAWIEGRHLIDLIERFPTTLTAEHLNTVTRPLPPRAYSIASSRKEVGDEVHLTIAAVRYETHGRARAGVASVHVADRIKNGAKLRVRVKPNKHFRLPSDPSTDIIMVGPGTGVAPFRAFVQERRATEAPGRSWLFFGDRHFTHDFLYQLEWQDALEDGSLAKIDVAFSRDQPEKIYVQDRIDAHAAEVVEWLDGGAHFYVCGDAKNMAKDVRAAVVRAFESVKGLSSADAEAHVASLERARRYQQDVY, from the coding sequence ATGGCACCCACAATGTCCAGGCAAGCACTTCTCCCCCGCACGGCTCCCTTCGGCGATCAGGAGCGGGCCCATCTCGACGCGGCGCTCGGCGCGGCGACGCCGATCCAGCGCGCGTGGCTGACGGGCTTCCTCGCCGGTCTCGACGCAGCGGCCGGCCAGCCCGCGACCGCGGCCGCCGCGCCCGCTGCGCCCCCGAAGGCGGCCGAGCCGCTGACGATCCTGTTCGCCTCCGAATCGGGCAATTCCGAAAAGCTCGCGGGCGATGTGAGCAAGCTCGCGCGCAAGCAGGGCTTCAAGCCGAAGGTCGTGGATTTCGCCGATCTCGATCTGGCCACCCTGCCGAAGGCCGGCAAGCTCATCGCCATCGCCGCGACCTGGGGCGAGGGCGAGCCGCCCGCCCGCGCGGTGCGGGCCTATGGCGAGTTGATGTCCGATGCCGCGCCGCGCCTCGACGGCCTCGCCTTCGGCGTGCTGGCGTTGGGCGACACCAGCTACGCGGAGTTCTGCGCGATCGGGAAGGCGCTCGACGCGCGCTTCGAGGCGCTCGGCGCCAAGCGGGCCTACGACCGCGCCGATCTCGACCTCGATTTCGAGAAGCCGGCCGCCGATTGGATCAAGGGGACGCTGAAGGCGCTGGCGCCAGCGGAAGCGCCGGCCGACAACGTGGTGGCGGTCGATTTCCGCGCCGGAGCCGAGGACGAGGACGGCGAAGTCAGCCGCGAGCCGGCCGTGGTCGAGGTGATCGACCACGTGAACCTCAACTCCTCGCGCTCCGACAAGGAGACGATCCACCTCGCCCTCGAATTCGAGGATGGGGCGCCGGCCTACGAACCCGGCGATTCGCTGGAGATCTTCCCCGAGAACGACCCGCAGCTCGTGGACGAGATTTTGCGCGCGACCGGGCTCTCGGGTGACGAGGGACTGCGCAAGGCGCTGCTCGCCGAGCGCGACATCACCACGCTCTCGCCCACCACGGTCGAGCGCTTCGCCAAGGCGACCGGGCACGCCGACGCGCAAAAGTTCGTCGAGAGCGGCGAAGTGAAGGCCTGGATCGAGGGGCGGCACCTGATCGACCTGATCGAGCGCTTCCCCACCACGCTGACGGCCGAGCACCTCAACACCGTGACCCGGCCGCTGCCGCCGCGGGCCTATTCCATCGCCTCCTCGCGCAAGGAAGTCGGCGACGAGGTGCATCTCACCATCGCCGCCGTGCGCTACGAGACCCATGGCCGCGCCCGCGCCGGCGTCGCCTCGGTGCATGTCGCCGACCGCATCAAGAACGGCGCCAAGCTGCGGGTTCGGGTGAAGCCGAACAAGCATTTCCGCCTGCCGTCCGACCCGTCGACCGACATCATCATGGTCGGCCCCGGCACCGGCGTCGCGCCGTTCCGCGCCTTCGTGCAGGAGCGCCGCGCCACCGAGGCCCCCGGCCGCTCGTGGTTGTTCTTCGGCGACCGCCACTTCACCCACGACTTCCTGTACCAGCTCGAATGGCAGGACGCGCTGGAGGACGGCTCGCTGGCCAAGATCGACGTCGCCTTCTCCCGCGACCAGCCGGAGAAGATCTACGTGCAGGATCGGATCGACGCACATGCCGCCGAGGTGGTGGAATGGCTCGACGGCGGCGCCCATTTCTACGTCTGCGGCGATGCCAAGAACATGGCCAAGGACGTGCGCGCCGCCGTGGTGCGGGCCTTCGAGAGCGTGAAGGGCCTCAGCAGCGCCGACGCCGAGGCGCATGTCGCTTCGCTGGAGCGCGCCCGGCGCTACCAGCAGGACGTTTACTGA
- a CDS encoding putative transcriptional regulator, AsnC/Lrp family (Evidence 3 : Putative function from multiple computational evidences; Product type r : regulator), producing the protein MDSIDLKILALLQKDATLSIAAIGEQVGLSQTPCWKRIQRLEADGVIDRRVAVLDPVKLGLGLTVFVSIETADHSKDWLEQFADRIAAMPEVLEFYRMAGDVDYMLRVVVADMAAYDTFYKNLIATLPLKNVTSRFAMEKVKSTTALPLPAPPPRGRAEPRLAVVGE; encoded by the coding sequence TTGGACTCGATCGACCTGAAGATCCTCGCGCTCCTGCAGAAGGACGCCACGCTCTCCATCGCCGCCATCGGCGAGCAGGTCGGGCTGTCGCAGACCCCGTGCTGGAAGCGGATTCAGCGCCTTGAAGCCGACGGTGTGATCGACCGGCGCGTGGCCGTGCTCGACCCGGTGAAGCTGGGGCTCGGCCTCACCGTCTTCGTCTCCATCGAGACCGCCGACCATTCCAAGGACTGGCTCGAGCAATTCGCCGACCGGATCGCAGCGATGCCGGAGGTGCTCGAATTCTACCGCATGGCCGGCGACGTCGATTACATGCTCCGCGTCGTCGTGGCCGACATGGCGGCCTACGACACGTTCTATAAGAACCTGATCGCGACCCTGCCTCTCAAGAACGTGACCTCGCGCTTCGCGATGGAGAAGGTGAAGTCGACGACCGCCCTGCCGCTGCCGGCGCCGCCCCCGCGGGGACGGGCCGAACCGCGGCTGGCGGTGGTCGGAGAATAA
- the cysH gene encoding Phosphoadenosine phosphosulfate reductase (PAPS reductase, thioredoxin dependent) (PAdoPS reductase) (3'-phosphoadenylyl-sulfate reductase) (PAPS sulfotransferase) (Evidence 2b : Function from indirect experimental evidences (e.g. phenotypes); PubMedId : 10464198, 11481430; Product type e : enzyme), whose translation MTAALVRAAGDLAEAMAGLDLRGRIRLVEDRIPGRLVFTTSLGIEDQALTHALALNKGRTEIVTLDTGRLYPETYDVWTETEAAYGIRIRAYAPERVAEEEFVAREGINGFRHSVAARQACCGFRKVEPLGRALTGAAAWFTGLRAGQSANRADTPLAEADEGRGLIKVNPLADWSRADVDRFVRENFIPYNTLHDRGFPSIGCAPCTRAVKVGEDERAGRWWWEQESKKECGLHLHRPEGDVAPGQEAAAFEEPASAATSREHRKELV comes from the coding sequence ATGACCGCTGCTCTCGTCCGAGCGGCCGGGGACCTCGCCGAAGCCATGGCGGGGCTGGACCTCCGGGGGCGCATCCGCCTCGTCGAGGACCGCATCCCGGGCCGGCTCGTCTTCACCACCAGCCTCGGCATCGAGGACCAAGCGCTCACGCACGCGCTCGCCCTGAATAAGGGCCGCACCGAGATCGTGACGCTCGATACCGGCCGGCTCTACCCCGAGACCTACGACGTCTGGACCGAGACGGAGGCCGCCTACGGCATCCGCATCCGCGCCTATGCGCCGGAGCGGGTGGCTGAGGAGGAGTTCGTCGCGCGCGAAGGCATCAACGGCTTCCGCCATTCGGTGGCCGCGCGGCAGGCCTGCTGCGGCTTCCGCAAGGTCGAGCCGCTGGGCCGGGCGCTCACCGGCGCGGCGGCGTGGTTCACGGGGCTGCGCGCCGGGCAATCCGCCAACCGCGCGGACACGCCGCTGGCGGAGGCCGACGAGGGCCGCGGGTTGATCAAGGTCAACCCGCTCGCCGACTGGTCGCGCGCCGACGTCGATCGCTTCGTGCGCGAGAACTTCATTCCCTACAACACGCTGCACGACCGCGGCTTCCCCTCGATCGGCTGCGCGCCCTGCACCCGCGCCGTGAAGGTCGGCGAGGACGAGCGGGCCGGCCGTTGGTGGTGGGAGCAGGAATCCAAGAAAGAGTGCGGCCTGCACCTGCACAGGCCGGAAGGTGACGTGGCGCCCGGACAGGAGGCCGCCGCCTTCGAGGAGCCGGCCAGCGCCGCGACCTCACGCGAACACAGAAAGGAACTGGTCTGA
- the cysD gene encoding ATP sulfurylase, subunit 2 (ATP:sulfate adenylyltransferase) (Evidence 2a : Function from experimental evidences in other organisms; PubMedId : 1316900, 2185135, 2828368; Product type e : enzyme) yields the protein MSAAVAAPARTRLTHLQRLEAESIHIFREAVAEAENPVMLYSIGKDSSVLLHLALKAFAPGRLPFPLMHIDTTWKFREMIAFRDRRAKELGLELIVHTNQDGLAKGVGPVSHGSEVHTDVMKTQALRQALDKYKYDVAFGGARRDEEASRAKERIVSLRNGQHRWDPKRQRAEPWHLYNFKKRRGESFRVFPLSNWTELDIWLYIEQENIPIVPLYFAAERPVVERDGQLIMVDDERFPLEPGETPQQRQVRFRTLGCYPLTGAVESPAATLPEIIGETLAARTSERQGRVIDKDGAGAMERKKQEGYF from the coding sequence ATGAGCGCTGCCGTCGCCGCGCCCGCGCGCACCCGCCTGACGCATCTCCAGCGTCTCGAGGCCGAGAGCATCCACATCTTCCGGGAGGCGGTCGCCGAGGCCGAGAACCCGGTGATGCTCTACTCGATCGGCAAGGATTCGTCGGTGCTGCTGCACCTGGCGCTCAAAGCCTTCGCGCCGGGGCGCCTGCCGTTCCCCCTGATGCACATCGACACGACCTGGAAGTTCCGCGAGATGATCGCCTTCCGCGATCGGCGCGCCAAGGAGCTCGGGCTCGAACTCATCGTGCACACGAATCAGGACGGGCTTGCCAAGGGCGTCGGCCCGGTCAGCCACGGCTCGGAAGTGCATACCGACGTGATGAAGACGCAGGCCCTGCGGCAGGCGCTCGACAAGTACAAATACGACGTGGCCTTCGGCGGCGCCCGCCGGGACGAGGAGGCCAGCCGCGCTAAGGAGCGCATCGTGAGCCTGCGCAACGGCCAGCACCGCTGGGACCCGAAGCGCCAGCGCGCCGAGCCGTGGCACCTCTACAATTTCAAGAAGCGGCGCGGCGAGAGTTTTCGCGTGTTCCCACTGTCCAACTGGACTGAGCTCGATATCTGGCTCTACATCGAGCAGGAAAACATTCCGATCGTCCCGCTCTACTTCGCCGCCGAGCGCCCGGTAGTGGAGCGTGACGGCCAGTTGATCATGGTCGATGACGAGCGCTTTCCGCTGGAGCCGGGCGAGACCCCGCAACAGCGGCAGGTCCGGTTCCGCACGCTCGGCTGCTACCCGCTGACCGGCGCGGTCGAGAGTCCGGCCGCGACCCTGCCGGAGATCATCGGCGAGACGCTGGCCGCCCGCACCTCGGAGCGCCAGGGCCGGGTCATCGACAAGGACGGCGCCGGCGCCATGGAGCGCAAGAAGCAGGAGGGCTATTTCTGA